The proteins below come from a single Geobacillus thermoleovorans genomic window:
- the rnr gene encoding ribonuclease R, with amino-acid sequence MDHVLAERILTFMRDEAYKPLTVEELEEAFGIADAEEFKTFVKTLVAMEEEGLVVRTRSNRYGVPERMNLVRGKVIGHPKGFAFVTPEEPGLDDIFIPPSELKNAMHGDTVLVRVQADSSGARREGTIVRILERGVKEVVGTYTESKYFGFVIPDDKRIVNDIFIPKNAANGAVEGHKVVARLTSYPEGRMSAEGEVVQILGHKNDPGVDILAIIYKYGLPLQFPEDVIEHANRVPDVITEKDLEGRRDLRGEMIVTIDGEDAKDLDDAVTVTKLENGNYKLGVHIADVSYYVEEGSPIDREAYERGTSVYLVDRVIPMIPHRLSNGICSLNPKVDRLTLSCEMEITPQGEVVRHEIFPSVIRTAERMTYSDVNKILVDKDEILREKYAPLVPMFELMAELADILRAKRMKRGAIDFDFKEAKVLVDENGKPYDVVLRERSVAERLIEEFMLAANETVAEHFHWLNVPFIYRVHEDPKPEKLQRFLEFITNFGYVVKGTGNQIHPRALQQILEAVRGEPEEMVISTVMLRSMKQARYDAESLGHYGLSTEFYTHFTSPIRRYPDLIVHRLIRTYLINGQMDLDTQQKWAEKLPEIAEHASDMERRAVEAERETDDLKKTEFMEDKIGMEFDGIISSVTNFGLFVELPNTIEGLVHVSYLTDDYYRYDERHYALIGERTGKMYRIGDEITVRVINVNKDERIVDFEVVGMKGRRPPKAKAAPVVIEGKKQKKGKAKAEPKAQSGSNRSAKAKKKKKKKR; translated from the coding sequence ATGGATCATGTGTTGGCCGAACGCATTTTAACGTTTATGCGCGATGAGGCGTACAAACCGCTGACCGTTGAGGAACTGGAGGAAGCGTTTGGGATTGCGGATGCTGAGGAGTTTAAAACGTTTGTCAAAACGCTTGTCGCCATGGAAGAGGAAGGTCTTGTCGTCCGGACGCGCAGCAACCGCTACGGCGTGCCCGAGCGGATGAATCTCGTGCGCGGCAAGGTGATTGGCCACCCGAAAGGATTCGCGTTTGTCACACCGGAGGAGCCGGGACTGGATGATATTTTCATCCCGCCGTCCGAACTGAAAAACGCCATGCATGGCGACACGGTGCTTGTGCGCGTCCAAGCCGATTCATCCGGGGCGCGCCGCGAAGGAACGATCGTCCGCATTTTGGAACGCGGGGTGAAAGAGGTCGTCGGCACGTACACGGAAAGCAAATATTTCGGCTTTGTCATCCCGGATGACAAACGGATCGTCAATGACATTTTCATCCCGAAAAACGCGGCGAACGGCGCGGTCGAAGGGCATAAAGTCGTCGCCCGGCTCACCTCGTACCCGGAAGGACGAATGAGCGCTGAAGGGGAAGTCGTCCAAATTCTCGGCCATAAAAACGACCCGGGCGTCGACATTTTGGCGATCATCTATAAATACGGCCTTCCGCTTCAATTTCCAGAAGACGTGATCGAGCACGCCAACCGGGTGCCGGATGTCATTACGGAGAAAGACTTGGAAGGGCGCCGCGATTTGCGCGGCGAGATGATCGTCACGATTGACGGGGAAGATGCGAAGGATTTGGACGATGCCGTCACCGTGACAAAGCTTGAAAACGGCAACTATAAGCTCGGCGTTCATATCGCCGATGTCAGCTACTATGTTGAGGAAGGCTCGCCTATTGACCGCGAGGCGTATGAACGCGGCACGAGCGTTTATTTGGTTGACCGCGTCATCCCGATGATCCCGCATCGGCTGTCGAACGGCATTTGCTCGCTCAACCCGAAAGTCGATCGGCTGACGCTCTCGTGCGAAATGGAAATCACCCCGCAAGGAGAAGTCGTCCGCCATGAAATTTTCCCAAGCGTCATCCGCACGGCGGAACGGATGACGTATTCCGATGTCAATAAAATTCTCGTTGACAAAGACGAAATCTTGCGGGAAAAATATGCGCCGCTTGTGCCGATGTTTGAGCTGATGGCTGAGCTTGCCGACATTTTGCGGGCGAAGCGGATGAAGCGCGGGGCGATTGATTTTGATTTTAAGGAGGCGAAGGTGCTTGTCGATGAAAACGGCAAGCCGTACGATGTCGTCTTGCGAGAGCGGTCGGTCGCTGAGCGGTTGATTGAAGAGTTTATGCTGGCGGCGAACGAAACGGTGGCTGAGCATTTCCATTGGTTGAACGTGCCATTTATTTACCGTGTTCACGAGGATCCGAAGCCGGAAAAACTGCAGCGCTTTTTAGAGTTCATCACGAACTTCGGCTATGTCGTGAAAGGAACGGGCAACCAAATCCATCCGCGCGCTTTGCAACAAATTCTCGAAGCGGTGCGCGGCGAGCCGGAAGAAATGGTGATCTCGACCGTCATGCTTCGGTCGATGAAGCAGGCGCGCTATGACGCCGAGAGCCTCGGCCATTACGGCCTGTCGACTGAGTTTTACACCCATTTTACGTCGCCGATCCGCCGCTACCCGGATTTGATCGTCCATCGGTTGATCCGGACGTATCTCATCAACGGCCAGATGGATCTTGACACCCAGCAAAAATGGGCGGAAAAGTTGCCTGAAATTGCCGAACACGCTTCCGATATGGAGCGGCGCGCCGTTGAGGCGGAGCGGGAGACGGACGATCTGAAGAAAACCGAGTTTATGGAAGACAAAATCGGGATGGAGTTTGACGGCATTATCAGCTCGGTGACGAACTTCGGCTTGTTCGTTGAGCTGCCGAACACGATCGAAGGCTTGGTGCACGTCAGCTACTTAACGGACGACTATTACCGCTATGACGAACGCCACTACGCGTTGATCGGCGAACGGACCGGGAAAATGTACCGCATCGGCGATGAAATCACCGTCCGCGTCATCAACGTCAACAAAGACGAACGGATCGTCGATTTTGAAGTCGTCGGCATGAAGGGACGCCGTCCGCCGAAAGCGAAAGCCGCTCCGGTCGTCATTGAAGGGAAAAAGCAAAAGAAAGGAAAAGCGAAGGCGGAGCCGAAAGCGCAAAGCGGCTCAAACCGCAGCGCGAAGGCGAAAAAGAAGAAAAAGAAAAAACGGTGA
- a CDS encoding DUF6230 family protein, whose amino-acid sequence MEMATKPVIIGGRTAKKPLIAALLGGFLLLGALLSIFGLTGVAYAVPISGVGEFTVQFDKLNGSGFKMYGGVAEAGNAPQTPVFVNEMDKATIQGLRISKDFPALGIRVVIVASEPVSIDGLVQKATQINGNISFGSLTMKESYVGDTSNPVEKAAKEFTQGADSITIENGDIKTVYLFQQKVSLPGMKVYFEKLN is encoded by the coding sequence ATGGAAATGGCAACAAAACCGGTCATCATTGGGGGGCGCACGGCGAAAAAGCCGCTGATCGCCGCACTGTTGGGAGGGTTCCTGCTTCTCGGAGCCTTGCTGTCGATCTTCGGGCTGACAGGCGTCGCCTATGCCGTACCAATCAGCGGGGTCGGCGAATTTACCGTTCAATTTGACAAACTGAATGGCAGCGGGTTTAAAATGTACGGCGGCGTGGCGGAAGCAGGCAATGCGCCGCAGACGCCGGTCTTCGTCAATGAAATGGATAAAGCGACGATTCAAGGTCTTCGGATTTCGAAAGACTTCCCGGCCTTGGGCATTCGCGTCGTCATTGTCGCGAGCGAGCCTGTCTCCATTGACGGCCTCGTGCAAAAAGCGACGCAAATCAACGGCAACATCTCCTTCGGCAGCTTGACGATGAAAGAAAGCTATGTCGGCGATACCAGCAACCCAGTCGAGAAAGCGGCCAAAGAATTCACACAAGGAGCCGACAGCATTACGATCGAAAACGGTGATATCAAAACCGTCTACTTATTCCAGCAAAAAGTGTCGCTGCCGGGCATGAAAGTGTACTTTGAAAAACTCAACTAA
- a CDS encoding DUF6114 domain-containing protein translates to MGIIRSSWQAFGRWRKRRPFWGATFLLLSSLVILWVPMQLYEISLVPGSMVFAGFFLGGMVMLMGILSYAMPRLSTLLGIIGMFSAILSIMGALGGFLVGTILGIIGGALCIAWRPQWADPAAPLAHHEAAADKEATTATS, encoded by the coding sequence TTGGGCATCATTCGTTCTAGCTGGCAGGCGTTCGGTCGCTGGCGGAAACGCCGCCCATTTTGGGGGGCAACGTTTCTCTTGTTATCAAGCCTTGTGATTTTATGGGTTCCGATGCAGCTATACGAAATTTCTCTCGTTCCCGGAAGCATGGTGTTCGCCGGCTTTTTCCTTGGCGGCATGGTCATGTTGATGGGGATTCTTTCCTACGCCATGCCGCGGCTATCCACCTTGCTCGGCATCATCGGTATGTTCAGTGCCATTCTGTCGATCATGGGCGCCTTGGGCGGCTTCTTAGTCGGCACGATTCTCGGCATCATCGGCGGGGCGCTTTGCATCGCCTGGCGCCCGCAATGGGCCGATCCTGCCGCCCCGCTGGCCCATCATGAAGCCGCTGCGGACAAAGAAGCAACCACCGCCACCTCATGA
- a CDS encoding staygreen family protein, producing the protein MKHLSPERLHVTQTAGITQLSPVNGRLYTLTHSDTTGALFLTVSRAFVTDQLTSQRDEVLGEWKQAGQQLVLFLYVFIGNRQMGRQENARRANVFKKELPLALEAIRYGDRAFFHTYPFCDWCPIFIHFTSEYPELNRTEYYGTPYLYR; encoded by the coding sequence ATGAAACACCTTTCTCCCGAGCGACTGCACGTCACCCAGACCGCTGGAATCACCCAGCTGTCACCAGTGAACGGCCGTCTGTACACCTTAACCCACTCGGACACGACTGGCGCCTTATTCCTCACCGTCTCCCGCGCATTTGTCACTGATCAGCTCACTTCTCAACGCGATGAAGTGCTCGGTGAATGGAAACAAGCCGGGCAACAGCTAGTATTGTTTCTCTATGTATTCATTGGCAACCGGCAAATGGGCCGGCAAGAAAATGCGCGCCGGGCGAACGTATTCAAGAAAGAATTGCCGTTGGCGCTCGAAGCCATTCGCTATGGCGACCGCGCTTTTTTTCACACGTACCCGTTTTGTGATTGGTGCCCGATTTTCATTCATTTCACTTCGGAATACCCGGAGCTCAACCGGACGGAATACTACGGCACCCCGTATTTGTACCGCTGA
- the eno gene encoding phosphopyruvate hydratase — protein sequence MSAIIDVYAREVLDSRGNPTVEVEVYTEDGGFGRALVPSGASTGEYEAVELRDGDKNRYLGKGVLKAVENVNEIIAPEIIGLEVADQVAIDRKLIELDGTENKSKLGANAILGVSLAVARAAADELGLPLYQYLGGFNAKTLPVPMMNILNGGAHADNNVDIQEFMIMPVGAESFREALRMGAEIFHSLKAVLKAKGYNTAVGDEGGFAPNLKSNEEALQTIIEAIEKAGYKPGEQVMLAMDVASSELYNKEDGKYHLEGEGVVKTSEEMVAWYEELVSKYPIISIEDGLDENDWEGHKLLTERLGKKVQLVGDDLFVTNTKKLAEGIEKGVGNSILIKVNQIGTLTETFDAIEMAKRAGYTAVVSHRSGETEDSTIADIAVATNAGQIKTGAPSRTDRVAKYNQLLRIEDELGHTAIYQGIRSFYNLKK from the coding sequence ATGTCTGCCATTATCGATGTCTACGCTCGCGAAGTGCTCGATTCGCGCGGCAACCCGACGGTGGAAGTGGAAGTGTACACAGAAGACGGCGGCTTCGGCCGCGCCTTGGTGCCGAGCGGCGCCTCGACCGGGGAATATGAAGCGGTCGAACTGCGCGACGGCGATAAAAACCGCTACCTCGGCAAAGGGGTGTTAAAAGCGGTCGAAAACGTCAACGAAATCATCGCGCCGGAAATCATCGGCCTGGAGGTCGCCGACCAAGTGGCGATCGACCGGAAGCTGATTGAATTAGACGGCACGGAAAACAAAAGCAAGCTTGGCGCCAACGCCATTTTGGGCGTCTCGCTCGCCGTGGCCCGCGCGGCAGCGGACGAGCTTGGCCTGCCGCTGTACCAATACTTAGGCGGCTTTAACGCCAAAACGCTGCCGGTGCCGATGATGAACATTTTAAACGGCGGCGCGCATGCGGACAACAACGTCGACATTCAAGAATTTATGATCATGCCGGTCGGCGCGGAAAGCTTCCGCGAAGCGCTGCGCATGGGGGCGGAAATTTTCCACAGCTTAAAAGCGGTGCTGAAAGCGAAAGGCTACAACACCGCCGTCGGCGATGAAGGAGGCTTCGCCCCGAACTTGAAATCGAACGAAGAAGCGCTGCAAACGATCATCGAAGCGATCGAAAAAGCCGGCTACAAACCGGGCGAACAAGTGATGCTCGCGATGGACGTTGCCTCGTCCGAGCTGTACAACAAAGAAGACGGCAAATATCATCTTGAAGGCGAAGGCGTTGTGAAAACGTCGGAAGAAATGGTCGCTTGGTATGAAGAGCTTGTATCGAAATATCCGATCATCTCGATCGAAGACGGGCTCGATGAAAACGACTGGGAAGGCCATAAACTGCTGACCGAGCGGCTCGGCAAAAAAGTCCAGCTTGTCGGCGACGACTTGTTTGTCACAAACACGAAAAAACTGGCCGAAGGCATTGAAAAAGGCGTCGGCAACTCGATTTTGATCAAAGTGAACCAAATCGGCACGCTCACCGAAACGTTTGACGCCATCGAAATGGCGAAACGCGCCGGCTACACCGCCGTCGTCTCGCACCGTTCCGGCGAAACGGAAGACAGCACGATCGCGGACATCGCCGTCGCCACCAACGCCGGCCAAATCAAAACGGGCGCGCCGTCGCGCACCGACCGCGTCGCGAAATACAACCAGCTGCTCCGCATTGAAGATGAACTCGGCCACACGGCCATTTACCAAGGCATCCGCTCGTTTTACAATTTGAAAAAATAA
- the smpB gene encoding SsrA-binding protein SmpB encodes MPKGEGKVIAQNKKAHHDYFIEETYEAGLVLQGTEIKSIRNGRVNLKDSFAKVEKGEVFLHNMHISPYEQGNRYNHDPLRTRKLLLHRREINKLIGYTKEQGYTLVPLKLYIKNGFAKVELGVAKGKKKYDKREDMKRREAQREIERAFRERQKL; translated from the coding sequence ATGCCCAAAGGCGAAGGAAAAGTGATCGCCCAAAACAAAAAAGCGCACCACGACTATTTCATCGAAGAAACGTATGAAGCCGGCCTCGTTTTGCAAGGGACGGAAATCAAATCGATCCGCAACGGCCGGGTGAACTTGAAAGATTCGTTCGCCAAAGTGGAAAAAGGGGAAGTGTTTCTCCATAACATGCATATCAGTCCGTATGAACAAGGCAACCGCTACAACCATGATCCGCTGCGGACGAGAAAGCTCCTTTTGCACCGCCGCGAAATCAACAAGCTGATCGGCTACACGAAAGAGCAAGGGTATACGCTCGTGCCGCTCAAACTGTACATTAAAAACGGCTTTGCCAAAGTGGAGCTCGGGGTGGCCAAAGGGAAGAAAAAATACGACAAACGGGAAGACATGAAGCGGAGAGAAGCGCAGCGCGAAATCGAGCGGGCGTTTCGCGAGCGGCAAAAACTATAG
- a CDS encoding carboxylesterase/lipase family protein, whose translation MEQMIVETRYGRLRGGTNESVFVWKGIPYAKAPVGERRFLPPEPPDAWDGVREAAAFGPAVMQPSDPIFSGLLGRMSEAPSEDGLYLNIWSPAADGKKRPVLFWIHGGAFLFGSGSSPWYDGTALAKHGDVVVVTINYRMNVFGFLHLGDLFGEAYAQAGNLGILDQVAALRWVKENIEAFGGDPDNITIFGESAGAASVGVLLSLSEASGLFRRAILQSGSGALLLRSPKTAMAMTERILERAGIRPGDRGRLLSIPAEELLRSALSLGPGIMYGPVVDGRVLRRHPIEALCDGAASGIPILIGVTKDEYNLFTLTDPSWTKLGEKELLDRINREVGPVPEAAIRYYAETAEPSAPDWQTWLRIMTYRVFVEGMLRTADAQAAHGADVYMYRFDYETPVFGGQLKACHALELPFVFHNLHQPGVANFVGNRPEREAIANEMHYAWLSFARTGDPNGAHLPEKWPIYTNERKPVFVFSAASHVEDDPFGCERAAWMTRA comes from the coding sequence ATGGAACAAATGATTGTCGAGACGCGGTATGGACGGTTGCGCGGGGGGACGAATGAAAGCGTTTTCGTTTGGAAAGGAATTCCGTATGCGAAAGCGCCGGTCGGTGAGCGCCGGTTTCTGCCGCCGGAACCGCCCGATGCGTGGGATGGGGTGCGTGAGGCGGCCGCGTTTGGCCCCGCGGTCATGCAGCCGTCGGATCCGATTTTCAGCGGATTGCTCGGGCGGATGAGCGAGGCGCCAAGCGAAGACGGGCTGTACTTGAACATTTGGTCGCCGGCGGCGGATGGGAAGAAGCGCCCGGTGTTGTTTTGGATTCATGGCGGCGCCTTTTTGTTCGGTTCGGGTTCTTCGCCGTGGTATGATGGGACGGCGTTGGCGAAACACGGCGATGTCGTTGTCGTGACGATCAACTACCGAATGAACGTGTTTGGCTTTTTGCATCTGGGGGATTTGTTTGGCGAAGCGTACGCGCAAGCCGGGAATCTCGGCATTTTGGATCAAGTGGCGGCGTTGCGCTGGGTGAAGGAGAACATTGAGGCGTTTGGCGGCGATCCGGACAACATCACGATTTTCGGTGAATCGGCCGGAGCGGCGAGCGTCGGCGTGCTGTTGTCGCTTTCGGAGGCCAGCGGGCTGTTTCGGCGCGCCATTTTGCAAAGCGGTTCGGGAGCGCTTCTCCTCCGTTCGCCCAAGACCGCCATGGCGATGACCGAGCGCATTCTCGAGCGCGCCGGCATCCGTCCGGGCGACCGCGGCCGGCTCTTGTCGATTCCCGCCGAGGAGCTGCTGCGGTCGGCGCTGTCGCTCGGCCCAGGAATCATGTACGGTCCGGTGGTGGACGGCCGCGTATTGCGCCGCCATCCGATCGAAGCGCTCTGCGATGGGGCGGCCAGCGGCATTCCGATTCTCATCGGCGTCACGAAAGACGAGTACAACCTGTTTACCTTGACGGATCCATCGTGGACAAAGCTTGGCGAAAAAGAACTGCTTGACCGGATCAACCGTGAAGTCGGGCCCGTGCCGGAGGCGGCGATTCGCTATTATGCAGAGACGGCGGAGCCGTCGGCGCCCGACTGGCAAACGTGGCTTCGCATCATGACGTACCGTGTTTTTGTCGAGGGGATGCTGCGGACAGCGGACGCCCAAGCGGCCCACGGAGCGGATGTGTACATGTACCGGTTTGATTATGAGACGCCGGTGTTCGGCGGACAGCTGAAAGCATGCCACGCGCTCGAGCTGCCGTTTGTGTTTCACAATCTCCATCAGCCGGGCGTCGCGAATTTCGTCGGCAATCGGCCGGAGCGCGAGGCGATCGCCAACGAAATGCATTATGCCTGGCTTTCGTTCGCCCGCACCGGCGACCCGAACGGCGCGCATTTGCCAGAGAAGTGGCCGATCTATACGAACGAGCGCAAACCGGTGTTTGTCTTTTCAGCCGCCAGCCATGTCGAAGATGATCCGTTTGGCTGCGAGCGTGCGGCGTGGATGACGCGCGCATAA
- the secG gene encoding preprotein translocase subunit SecG: MHALLVTLLVIVSIALIAVVLLQSGRSAGLSGAITGGAEQLFGKQKARGLDAVFQRVTVILAILFFVLTILVTYVQPS, translated from the coding sequence ATGCATGCCTTGCTTGTGACGCTGCTTGTCATTGTGTCGATCGCGCTGATCGCGGTTGTCTTGCTGCAGTCGGGCCGCAGCGCCGGGCTGTCGGGGGCGATCACCGGCGGCGCCGAGCAATTGTTCGGGAAGCAGAAAGCCCGTGGGCTCGATGCGGTGTTTCAGCGCGTGACGGTCATATTGGCCATTTTGTTTTTCGTATTGACGATCCTGGTTACGTACGTACAGCCATCATAA
- the estA gene encoding carboxylesterase, whose protein sequence is MKIVPPKPFFFEAGERAVLLLHGFTGNSADVRMLGRFLESKGYTCHAPIYKGHGVPPEELVHTGPDDWWQDVMNGYQFLKNKGYEKIAVAGLSLGGVFSLKLGYTVPIQGIVTMCAPMYIKSEETMYEGVLEYAREYKKREGKSEEQIEQEMERFKQTPMKTLKALQELIADVRAHLDLVYAPTFVVQARHDEMINPDSANIIYNEIESPVKQIKWYEQSGHVITLDQEKDQLHEDIYAFLESLDW, encoded by the coding sequence ATGAAAATTGTTCCGCCGAAGCCGTTTTTCTTTGAAGCCGGGGAGCGGGCGGTGCTGCTTTTGCATGGGTTTACCGGCAATTCCGCCGACGTTCGGATGCTTGGGCGATTCTTGGAATCGAAAGGGTATACGTGCCACGCTCCGATTTACAAAGGGCATGGCGTGCCGCCGGAAGAGCTCGTCCACACCGGACCGGATGATTGGTGGCAAGACGTCATGAACGGCTATCAGTTTTTGAAAAACAAAGGCTACGAAAAAATTGCCGTGGCTGGATTGTCGCTTGGAGGCGTATTTTCTCTCAAATTAGGCTACACTGTACCTATACAAGGCATTGTGACGATGTGCGCGCCGATGTACATCAAAAGCGAAGAAACGATGTACGAAGGTGTGCTCGAGTATGCGCGCGAGTATAAAAAGCGGGAAGGGAAATCAGAGGAACAAATCGAACAGGAAATGGAACGGTTCAAACAAACGCCGATGAAGACGTTGAAAGCCTTGCAAGAACTCATTGCCGATGTGCGCGCCCACCTTGATTTGGTTTATGCACCGACGTTCGTCGTCCAAGCGCGCCATGATGAGATGATCAATCCAGACAGCGCGAACATCATTTATAACGAAATTGAATCGCCGGTCAAACAAATCAAATGGTATGAGCAATCAGGCCATGTGATTACGCTTGATCAAGAAAAAGATCAGCTGCATGAAGATATTTATGCATTTCTTGAATCGTTAGATTGGTAA
- a CDS encoding helix-turn-helix transcriptional regulator has translation MSKELNDHLLRLLHEAADILHRYAAELNREWKRIGEALGKRNARVQEVFSTLCAFVQARLLPYGGEHPANGHLERIAAFHPEMIIFSLNLMENTVHQVLKAHASAAAALHPAVRYLFFKWNEWLLYEVNEQSFKIGGDSSWKKESLWKDAVILFNEWILRAQTFEESAAHICFGFSYFLPFSRCALFQFVNQESTAIGLHGHGVDNGQIQRLRVELDSIPMLKESVGKLKAEVHEFRHFRPIYVPRASEQFPRLYVDLFGLASLVIVPVYVPTEGRMIGGVVLDRGPGRFFAVDRRLFPALMKFGQSAGELLLKWIKAPKKEWEGRAESLSPREIEILKLLADGASTLEAACQLYLSEFTVRDYISSALRKLNAKNRTEAVAKALRLGLIG, from the coding sequence ATGTCGAAGGAATTAAATGATCACTTGCTTCGTTTGCTTCATGAAGCGGCCGACATCTTGCACAGGTATGCGGCGGAATTGAACCGGGAATGGAAGCGGATCGGCGAAGCGCTTGGCAAGCGGAATGCGCGGGTTCAAGAGGTGTTTTCCACGCTGTGCGCATTCGTTCAGGCAAGATTGCTCCCGTACGGGGGCGAACATCCAGCGAATGGGCATCTCGAACGCATTGCGGCGTTTCATCCGGAGATGATCATATTTTCCCTGAATTTAATGGAAAATACGGTTCATCAAGTGTTGAAGGCGCATGCGTCAGCGGCTGCTGCGCTGCACCCAGCCGTGCGGTATTTGTTTTTCAAATGGAATGAATGGTTGTTGTATGAAGTGAATGAGCAATCATTCAAAATCGGCGGCGATTCCTCGTGGAAAAAAGAATCCTTGTGGAAAGATGCCGTCATTTTGTTCAACGAATGGATTTTGCGGGCGCAGACGTTTGAGGAATCGGCGGCGCATATTTGTTTTGGTTTTTCCTATTTTCTTCCTTTCAGCCGCTGCGCTCTGTTTCAATTTGTCAATCAGGAGAGCACAGCCATCGGTCTGCACGGGCATGGCGTGGACAATGGGCAAATTCAGCGCTTGCGCGTGGAATTGGACAGCATTCCGATGTTGAAAGAAAGCGTGGGGAAATTGAAAGCGGAAGTGCATGAATTTCGCCATTTTCGTCCGATTTATGTGCCGAGGGCGAGCGAACAGTTTCCGCGCCTGTATGTGGATTTGTTCGGTTTGGCCTCACTGGTGATCGTTCCGGTGTATGTGCCGACGGAAGGGCGGATGATTGGAGGCGTCGTTCTCGACCGCGGACCGGGCCGCTTCTTTGCCGTTGACCGCCGCCTGTTTCCCGCGCTGATGAAATTTGGCCAAAGCGCGGGGGAGTTGCTGTTGAAATGGATCAAGGCGCCAAAAAAAGAATGGGAAGGGAGGGCGGAATCCTTGTCGCCAAGAGAAATCGAGATTTTGAAGCTGCTCGCCGACGGAGCCTCGACATTGGAAGCGGCCTGTCAGCTTTATTTGAGCGAATTTACGGTGCGCGACTACATTTCCAGCGCCTTGAGGAAACTCAACGCGAAAAATCGGACGGAAGCGGTGGCAAAAGCGCTGCGTCTTGGGTTGATCGGATGA